The genome window TTTAAGAAATCATATCAATACATTATTTGATGAAAATGGTTTATCTCATTTAAAATACGAAAAAGATGATTTAAAACCAACTGAAAACATTTTCCATGTAGTAGATATTTTATATGGTAAAAAAGATGAAATTAAAAAGAATATCAAATATGATTTAAGTGACTATACTATTGCAACTCACCATGGATGTCACTACTGTAAAGTACACTATGAAGACACAATTGGTGGTGTAAGAGATCCTAATATTCTTGATGAATTAATTGAAGAATGTGGTTGTAAAACAATAGGATGGTATGATTATAAACGTACAACATGCGGAACAGGATTTAGACAAAGATACTCCAATCCTGATTTATCATTTAATGTAACTGCAGACAAAATGAACTCAATAGCAGATGAAGATGTAGATATATTAGTTCATTTATGTCCTAACTGTCACATTCAATTTGACAGATACCAACACTTAATTGGAGAACGTGAAGGTAGAAAATTCAAAGCTATTCACCTTAATATCACCCAATTCCTTGCACTAGCAATGGGTGGAGATTTAGATAAGGTAATAGGTGCTAAAACTCATACTGTACCAATAGATTCAGTAATTAATGAATTGAAGGAGGTCAACAAATGAGGGATGATTTAAAAATTGGCGTGTTTTTATGTGAGTGTGGAGGAAACATTTCTGACACTATTGATTTAGATGAAGTAAAAGCAGCACTTGATGTAGAATTCATTGGACAATTTGAAAATTTATGTTCACTTAACGGACGTAAAATTATTCGTGATGCAATATTTGACCATGATTTAGACCGTGTTGTAGTTGCAGCATGCTCACCAATAAGCCACGAAAAAATATTCCAGGATTATATTAAACCATTAAATCCATATTTGATGGATATGGCAAATATAAGAGAACAATGTTCCTGGGTACACTCAGACAAACAAAAAGCAACTCATAAAGCTATTACTCTTATTAATGCATCTATCGAAAAGGTTAAACAATCAGATGCAGTAGACCCAATTTATTGTCAAACTCCTGATGAAGTAGCAGTTATTGGTGGAGGAATAGCTGGAATGAACGCAGCTTTATCTCTTGCCAAACAGGGAACAAAAGTTACCTTAATTGAACAGTCCCCATCCATTGGTGGACATATGGCTAAAATTGGTAAAGTATTTTCACCTGTAAAAATTGCAGAAGAATGTGGAATGTGTCTTTTAAATCCAATTTTAAATGAGCTTGTCTGGAACGAAAATATTGAAGTATTAACAA of Methanobacteriaceae archaeon contains these proteins:
- a CDS encoding CoB--CoM heterodisulfide reductase iron-sulfur subunit B family protein codes for the protein MKSIPDKNILLFRSCLVSVEYPGVEASTKFVFDKLGVDYAISEKQTCCTGLGHYSDVFDQVDTTAIGARNFKVASDLNRKNLVMMCATCYAINKKSVKLLNTKDDLRNHINTLFDENGLSHLKYEKDDLKPTENIFHVVDILYGKKDEIKKNIKYDLSDYTIATHHGCHYCKVHYEDTIGGVRDPNILDELIEECGCKTIGWYDYKRTTCGTGFRQRYSNPDLSFNVTADKMNSIADEDVDILVHLCPNCHIQFDRYQHLIGEREGRKFKAIHLNITQFLALAMGGDLDKVIGAKTHTVPIDSVINELKEVNK